The Streptomyces sp. NBC_00344 genome includes a window with the following:
- a CDS encoding LysM peptidoglycan-binding domain-containing protein has product MPTPRIRTAALMALLISLAPSGARAASQPPPETVNGSAVPAAVTGRSCDRGQGAWACIAECESGGRWDANTGNSFYGGLQFRQSTWRAYGGLAYAPRADLATRREQIAVAEKVRDDQGWHAWPACSRQYRFSSRTHRVVAGETLSSIARRHHVKGGWQALYEANSDAIGPDPDRIAIGTRLVVRGSGHTARR; this is encoded by the coding sequence ATGCCGACTCCCCGTATCAGGACCGCGGCCCTGATGGCCCTGCTGATCTCCCTGGCGCCCTCCGGCGCCCGGGCGGCATCACAGCCGCCCCCCGAAACCGTCAACGGCTCCGCCGTCCCCGCCGCCGTCACCGGCCGCAGCTGCGACAGAGGGCAAGGAGCCTGGGCGTGCATCGCCGAGTGCGAGAGCGGCGGCCGCTGGGATGCCAACACCGGCAATTCCTTCTACGGCGGGCTGCAGTTCCGGCAGTCCACCTGGAGGGCGTACGGCGGCCTCGCCTACGCCCCGCGCGCCGACCTGGCCACCCGCAGGGAGCAGATCGCCGTGGCCGAGAAGGTGCGCGACGACCAGGGCTGGCACGCCTGGCCCGCGTGTTCCAGGCAGTACCGCTTCAGCAGCAGGACGCACCGCGTCGTCGCGGGCGAGACCCTCAGCTCGATCGCCCGCAGGCATCACGTCAAGGGCGGCTGGCAAGCGCTCTACGAGGCCAACTCCGATGCGATCGGGCCCGATCCGGACCGGATCGCCATCGGCACCCGGCTCGTCGTGCGGGGTTCGGGGCACACCGCGCGACGGTGA
- a CDS encoding glycosyltransferase family 4 protein → MKISFILHNAYGIGGTIRTTFTLAETLAQQHDVEIVSVFRHLDRPTLGAPVGVRMRHLVDLRKNSQDYDGGHPEHAMPAGVFPRGDNRHRQYSRLTDTRIARYLKDPEADVVIGTRPGLNVHIARQVRRGPLRIGQEHLTLDSHSGRLRREIGHRYGLLDAVTTVSEADAEAYRSRLRLPGVRIEAIPNSVPEPRLPASDSTAKWVIAAGRLTETKRFDLLLRAFAQVVAVRPDWRLRIYGSGDASGDEKGALRALINELGLYNNVLLMGPANPMEPEWVKGSIAAVTSRLESFGMSLVEAMRSGLTVVSTDCPHGPREIIRDGVDGRLVPVGDAGAVAAALLGLVENDELRRSMGQAARRNAARFDPALIAARHEALFTELAAGRGGARRHSVLRDGLGRAGGTLLGTSYALGSRIAGAVRTGRAA, encoded by the coding sequence ATGAAGATTTCATTCATACTTCACAACGCCTATGGCATAGGCGGCACGATCCGGACCACATTCACCCTGGCCGAGACCCTCGCCCAGCAGCACGACGTCGAGATCGTGTCGGTCTTCCGTCATCTGGACCGGCCGACGCTGGGCGCGCCCGTCGGCGTACGGATGCGTCACCTGGTGGATCTGCGGAAGAACAGCCAGGACTACGACGGCGGCCATCCGGAACACGCCATGCCCGCGGGGGTCTTCCCCCGCGGCGACAACCGGCACCGGCAGTACAGCCGCCTCACCGACACCCGGATCGCCCGGTATCTGAAGGATCCGGAAGCCGACGTCGTCATCGGCACCCGGCCCGGGCTCAATGTGCACATCGCCCGCCAGGTGCGGCGCGGCCCGCTGAGGATCGGCCAGGAACATCTGACACTGGACAGTCACAGCGGCCGGCTGCGCCGTGAGATCGGCCACCGGTACGGGCTGCTGGACGCGGTCACCACGGTTTCCGAGGCGGACGCGGAGGCGTACCGCAGCCGCCTGCGGCTCCCCGGGGTGCGTATCGAGGCCATTCCCAACAGCGTTCCCGAGCCCAGGCTCCCGGCATCCGACTCCACTGCCAAGTGGGTCATCGCCGCAGGACGGCTCACCGAGACCAAGCGGTTCGACCTGCTTTTACGCGCCTTCGCGCAGGTGGTGGCGGTACGCCCGGACTGGCGGCTGCGCATCTACGGCAGCGGCGACGCCAGCGGCGACGAGAAGGGCGCACTGCGCGCCCTCATCAACGAACTCGGCCTCTACAACAACGTGTTGCTGATGGGCCCGGCCAATCCCATGGAGCCCGAGTGGGTGAAGGGGTCGATCGCCGCGGTCACTTCACGCCTGGAGTCCTTCGGTATGTCCCTCGTGGAGGCGATGCGTTCAGGACTGACCGTTGTCTCCACCGACTGCCCGCACGGGCCCCGCGAGATCATCAGGGACGGTGTCGACGGCCGGCTTGTGCCGGTCGGTGACGCCGGGGCGGTCGCCGCCGCACTCCTCGGACTCGTCGAGAACGACGAACTGCGGCGCAGTATGGGACAGGCGGCGCGAAGGAACGCGGCCCGCTTCGACCCCGCCCTGATAGCCGCGCGTCATGAAGCCCTTTTCACCGAACTGGCCGCAGGGCGTGGGGGCGCACGACGGCACTCAGTCCTGCGGGACGGTCTCGGACGCGCCGGTGGCACGCTCCTCGGTACGTCCTATGCGCTGGGCAGCCGGATCGCCGGCGCGGTACGCACGGGGAGGGCTGCATGA